Part of the Sorghum bicolor cultivar BTx623 chromosome 1, Sorghum_bicolor_NCBIv3, whole genome shotgun sequence genome, CCGCCGGAGACGTGCGGGCACGCCATCTCGAAGTAGCCTTCGCCGCCGTCCACGACGATGGCTATCTTGTGGGCACGGGTGCTGTAGCTCAGCGCCATCATAGAGCCCTGCACGCACGCATGACGCATGCCAGTATATATCAGAAAGCAAATCAGTTGCTGTTTCGTTTAGTTTCGGCAGAAATTCTGAAAAAGATGCGAGCTAGCTTACACGGGAGATGTTTGCCAGGCCAACTTTCATGTCGAGCACACGGAGGTGCGGGCACTCGTCGCCGGTGATCTCGTAGTGCTTGCCGTGGCTGTTGGAGTGGGTCGGCCTCTTGCCCGTGAGGCTGGACGGCTTGATCTCCCACTTGGAAGAAGAACGAGAACCCGTGTCGCCACCCTCCTCGCGGCTGCTGCGGCCTCCGCCGCGTGAGCACGACCTGCTCAGCTCCCGGATCTGCTCCTCGGACGCCGTCGTGATCTCGCCCTTGCTCTGCTTCTCGAACACTTTCTCCCACTCTTCCCGGCGAGTCTAGACACATGCATGTTTCAGATCTGGTTATTAGTTTGCTAGCTAGAGAAAAATCGATTTAGAGAAGAAGAAGCCCGGCATATTATATACGTTGAACGACGCCTGGATAACGTCGTCGCTGAAGACGCTGAGGAACGACTCCGGGCTCTCGCCTCCGATGGGGTAGAACTCCTGCCGATGAGATGATGAGCATGAGCATGACCACGAACGAAGAAACTTCCATGAGCTCCAGCGATCTATTTGCATGCCAGATTAAAACACGTACGagaagctatatatatatatataagcaaatgaaaCCTCGAAGTGTCCAGATGTGGAGACGGGGCTGAGGAGCATGACGACGCGGAACCACTCGGAGTGGTGCGTGTTGGCCGAGTACACGACGGCGCCGGCGGGGATGACCAAGACGTCGCCCTCCCTGACGCAGAACGACTCCTTCCTCTCGCCGCGGAGCAGCACGACGACGCCCTCGCCTTCCTTGACGAACATCACCTCGTCGGCGTCGTAGTGGCTGGGCTGCAGGAACGCGCGCGGCGCGGCCTCCAGCTCGGCGACGCGGTAGTTGCCCACGGCGTCCTCCAGCAGCTCGTGGGTGAACTGCTCCAGCACCCGGAACCGCCCCTGCCGCGACCGCGTCCAGTGCCGGAAGCTCTCCTCGCCGAAGTGGTACGGccggccggagccggagccggagccggagcccgTGTCCGTTTGCCATTCGAGCGCCAGCGAGGAGCACACggagagcaggagcaggagcaccaGGACCTTCGTCTTCATGGCGCCCGTGTGTGGCATTGTGGTGTGCGAGTGCGGGCGTGCGTTCGATGCGAGGGTTCGAGGCGGGCTGCGGCGTATATGAAGAGGCGGCGTGGCGAGGGCCGCAGCCATGCGCGCCGCCAGGTGGAGGCCGGGGGCGCGTACGTGGCGAGGGGAAGGTGATGTGGAGCGCGCGCGCTGCTGTGCTGCCGCATCCGTGCAGCCGTGTGCTTGCGTGTGTTGATGCATGCTAGCTGTGATTGCGCTGCTGGGCAGCTGGGCTGCCTGCGGCGAAGCGACAGCGGTGAATGGGGTGGGAACAACACGGAGCAGATGGAGCTGCCTGCTGCTGGGGAATTGGGACTGTCGCCACGTAGCTCCTTATTCTGGCATCCATTCCATCCTGTTACCTTGCCTGATGGATGTACGGGCTCGTTTGATAGACCTCTTTCAAATAAGGATTTACGAGCTTTTTTGATAAAGCTCTAGCTCCGGTTAAAACAAGTTTAACatgaaataattttttttaactctAGTTTCTCTGGTCAAAAAAAGTTTGGTAAAAAACTTTTCTTGGTGATCGGAAACAGTAAAATATGGATAAtatccttcttttttttcttttcctcctTGATTTTGCTCACGTATTTTAccgttttctttttctctctacaCCTCagtgcactcacaatgcagactctatcatagagtctaaagttatttattgcctcgaacaatgtggagacttagagtcttatttttttacctctttcttcaataaatatgttgtcacatcagcaaaataccataaataatatgtaattaattgtcttgaacTCTGTGATAAAGTCTTGCAACCACAAGCCTCCACGGGCTCATCTCCTCCTATTCAGACGCAGTGCAGCCCTCCGCCTCACCTCCCTAGCTCGACTGCGCTCacacctgcatggctgcatccgTGTCAGGGATGGCGCAAGCTCGGCCCCGCTTTCGCCTAtgccctgtgggaccacgcgcgCCTCCGTGTCCAACCTAACCCGCGGCGGCTCCACGTCGGGCGATGATGGTGCCGCCAAGAGCGCGCCACCTTTGCCAATGTTGTCAGGGCAATGTCGCACTAGGCCCACGGAAGTGAGAATGAAGTGGAAgccacacaacttttatctccACATCCCACCGTATTCTTGCAGTACGATTTATGGGCAGAGCCTCCAACACATTTTTCGAAATGATATAACTTTAAAACTTTCTACGAAGATTCGGGTGTTACTGAAAATTAAAGACTAAGTTACTAGAAAATCTATATATATCATaaataaaatatacaaaaacattTGTTTTTTCCTTAAAAATCCTACACTAGTTTGGAATCTAAGAGTGTACCGCGTATATATTTGTTTGCAGCAGAAAGATAGATAcaataattttttttgtaattACAATAAATAGACATatataacttttaaattatcaCAAAAGGAATGTATTACACATATCTAGTTATACAGAAATAAACATCACCCTTTTTGTTTGATGACTACTTCCTCTGTCTTAAATTATAAAAGTTTAACTTTTTTTATTCTAAGTTTGATCACTCATCTTATTAAAAAAAGTTTATACAAACATAGTCGAATTAAGTTATTtttgaaaaacttttattaataaacaagGTTACGATAAAAGAAGTTatgcaaatttttaaataaatccaATGATCAAATTTGGTGTAAAAAAATCAAACATCATGAGATGAATTGAGTAAAAGTTAGTGGTCTCAAGGTAACGCCATGCGAGGAGGCGTCAGGCCTCCACGTCATTAATGTGCTCTATTTCAGATGGGTCTTGGACGTGAGCCAGCAATGATTGACGAAGAAAAATATTGCGCTGGGCTTATGGGCCGCATTGTTTAGCCCACGTTGCTGCGGCCTCTGCCGGCCTGTGCCGCTGCCCACTGCTGCCCGGCCTGTGCGTCTTTGCTGCTTCTCGGCTATGCACGGTATTCCGCTGGGCTTTAGTTTTGGGCTGTACGGAGGGGTGTAGCCTAGGCGTCGATTTTGGGCCTCTATTCTAGTACAAGACGCAGGCATGTCAAGCCTCCAGAGTCTCGTTCGTTCCCCACGCTACAGTAAGGGCACAAGGCTATTTCCATGCGATTCTCGATCCGCCGTTGAGCTGGCCGGCCCCCTGCTCCTTCGGCGTCCCTCCGACGTCGCAGGAGAGGTGTGCCTTGGTCCTCGACGGCGGCTATATATTGGTGCAGATTAGCTAATACGGTAGTAGTATTTTAGGTTTTAGTGGTTGTCCGATAATTAACATTCTACTCAGATGTCCATCCTCTTCTCCCTCAGGTGATCTCGGATGACATCTGCTCTAGCAGAACTATCTCTGGTGGCTGTCCTGTGAGATATGTCTAATACTTACTTTCTCCATATCCGAATTAGTTGACGTGTAGAACAATATTGTGTTAATCAAGAAATGATTAATTATATGTTAGTTTTTCTACTTTACACCTATTAAATAGCGTTGTGGGTGTTTCCTATACAACAATTTGATATAACTCAATTGGTGAGGCCTTTGTGCTCTAAGGCTACTGGTTGCCGGTTCGACTCCTCTTAGCTATGGTATTTTTTTATTGTTGTGCGCATGCATGTTTTGGCCCTGCAACGGGAGGCAATGGGCAGGGGCAGTCGCGTCTGTAATTGACTATGCGGCAAACGTCAAGTAAAATAGATACAGAGGGGAGTATATGAGGAATCAGATTGGTGTTGTTGTTACCGCTTCGGTGGTTCTATCTCCTTTTCGGTTTATTTGCTCGTCAGATGGGTCGAAGATGCCTGCGACTCTTGAGGTGTCAGATCCCATCACCATCGGCGTTGAAAGGCCTGTTCGTTCAACGTTTCAAGTGCATATCGAGTTTTGATATGCTGTTTTGTTGTGCCGTTCAAGAACTACATTAATTGTTTCTTCGTTTATAAGAGTGTCAGTTTCAACCTACAAGCTTAACGAGTTCCTCTTCTTCTTTGTGCAGTGGTGGTCTTGGTCTGTCGTGTTGCTCATCCGATTGCTGATGAAGAAGACAATAATGAGATCCTTGTAAGGACTTGAATGCATTTTTTGCTTTTCTCAAGGGTGTCTTTGTAAGTAAGCCAATGTAATACTCTATCACATGTGAAATATAACCCGATTCCTTAAAAAAGGTAGTTACTCCGATCTTTTGCTAAAAAACATAGTTAGTGAATCTAACAGCCACACAAGCCTGACTAGATTAGCATAATTTGAACTAAAGAGGGAGTAAATTTTGCTACTACTCTCTCaaatccaaattataagatgtttataCACTTCTCTATATACATTATTTTTCACTATACTTCTGCTTTATATTTAACTACGTAGCAACTCTAGCTAGGAACACCCAATAAGTTTTATATTAATAACCTTTGAACACCCCGAGACACGCGCAAGGGGGGAGGACGAATGTGTGTGGATAGGGGTAAGAAGAAAGAGCATCGGATGATAGCTCGGTTAGCATGAAAATGATCATCACGTGGGTGATATTGAGCCACTAGAGCCGAACAAGGAGGTAGCGATGGTAGGAGAGAGGAACAGACTTGAAGGAGAATACATCAAGAGATTAGTGTTAGGCAGTGGCTCTAGCGGGCAATTAGGAAAAGAGGGAACGGAGAGGGGGCTGAGAAGGGTCCGACACCCTTAGCCtttttatacccccacattgTACTTTCTCTattagctactccctccgtctctaaATGTATGTTATTTTCGTTTCCCAAGAAaatttttttgacaaaatatatattaaaaa contains:
- the LOC8061182 gene encoding cupincin produces the protein MPHTGAMKTKVLVLLLLLSVCSSLALEWQTDTGSGSGSGSGRPYHFGEESFRHWTRSRQGRFRVLEQFTHELLEDAVGNYRVAELEAAPRAFLQPSHYDADEVMFVKEGEGVVVLLRGERKESFCVREGDVLVIPAGAVVYSANTHHSEWFRVVMLLSPVSTSGHFEEFYPIGGESPESFLSVFSDDVIQASFNTRREEWEKVFEKQSKGEITTASEEQIRELSRSCSRGGGRSSREEGGDTGSRSSSKWEIKPSSLTGKRPTHSNSHGKHYEITGDECPHLRVLDMKVGLANISRGSMMALSYSTRAHKIAIVVDGGEGYFEMACPHVSGGRSSSQRREREHGRREWGGREEEEEEGGRGHKSRSYRQVKSRVREGSVIVIPAGHPTALVAGENSNLAVLCFEVNANFDEKVFLAGRNSALKQMDGPAKLLAFGADEEEVVDRVIGAQKDAVFLRGPQSRRVSSA